One genomic window of Arachis stenosperma cultivar V10309 chromosome 10, arast.V10309.gnm1.PFL2, whole genome shotgun sequence includes the following:
- the LOC130957971 gene encoding KH domain-containing protein At4g18375: protein MAGHRSNYGKRPRPHSDYENGGNKRRNAGDDREQFVIDPEDTVYRYLCPARKIGSVIGRGGEIVKQLRIDTKSKIRIGETVSGCDERVVTIYSVSDETNAFEDSGNYVSPAMDALFKIHDRVIAEDLHGDLDDDIGHQVHAKLLVPSDQIGCVIGKGGQIVQSIRSDTGAQIRILKDEHLPLCALNSDELVQISGDAAVVKKALYQIASRLHDNPSRSQHLLTSAVPSVYPAGGSLMGPTAGAPIVGIAPLMGAYGGYKGEAGDWPRSLYSAPRDETSSKEFSVRLVCPIGNIGGVIGKGGVIINQIRQESGATIKVDSSTSEADECLITIATKEFFEETFSPTIGAAVRLQPRCSEKVERDSGIISFTTRLLVSTSRIGCLIGKGGSIITEMRRLTKANIRILSKDNLPKIASDDDEMVQISGDLDVAKEALVQVLTRLRANIFDREGAVNTFLPVLPYVPVSADGSDGYDSREGKRHGRGHSYSSGYGGSSDLAAGDAYGSYGGSQLGGSSLYGAYGSYSLGRPSTGLSSQSSLSRRRNHAY from the exons ATGGCTGGCCATAGGAGCAATTATGGTAAGCGTCCCCGTCCGCATTCTGACTATGAAAATGGAGGAAATAAGAGGAGGAATGCAGGTGATGACAGAGAGCAGTTTGTGATTGATCCAGAAGACACTGTGTACCGCTATTTGTGCCCTGCCAGAAAGATTGGCAGTGTCATTGGTAGGGGAGGTGAGATTGTTAAGCAATTGAGGATAGACACTAAATCGAAGATTAGGATTGGTGAGACTGTATCGGGTTGTGATGAGCGAGTCGTTACTATCTACAGTGTCAGCGATGAGACTAATGCTTTTGAGGATAGTGGCAATTACGTGTCTCCTGCTATGGATGCTCTTTTTAAGATTCATGACAGAGTGATTGCTGAGGACTTACATGGTGATCTGGACGATGATATTGGTCACCAAGTACATGCTAAGCTGTTAGTTCCGTCTGATCAGATTGGTTGTGTCATTGGAAAAGGCGGGCAGATAGTACAGAGCATACGCAGTGATACTGGTGCACAGATTCGTATATTGAAGGATGAACATTTACCTTTGTGTGCCTTGAACTCTGATGAACTTGTGCAG ATTTCTGGTGATGCTGCTGTTGTGAAGAAGGCTCTTTATCAAATTGCATCTCGACTTCATGATAACCCTTCAAGATCTCAGCATCTGCTTACTTCTGCTGTTCCGAGTGTATACCCTGCTGGTGGCTCACTTATGGGTCCAACTGCAGGGGCTCCAATTGTGGGGATAGCTCCTCTTATGGGTGCATATGGGGGGTATAAAGGGGAAGCAGGTGATTGGCCACGGTCCTTGTACTCAGCTCCAAGGGATGAAACATCTTCAAAGGAATTTTCTGTTCGATTGGTGTGTCCAATTGGTAACATTGGCGGTGTCATAGGCAAAGGTGGtgttataatcaatcaaattAGACAAGAGTCTGGGGCAACAATAAAAGTTGATAGTTCAACAAGTGAAGCTGATGAATGCTTAATAACAATTGCAACAAAAGAG TTCTTTGAAGAAACATTTTCTCCAACAATAGGAGCAGCTGTGCGCTTGCAACCGCGTTGCAGTGAGAAAGTTGAAAGAGATTCGGGAATCATCTCTTTCACTACCAGACTGTTAGTGTCAACCTCTCGAATCGGTTGCCTTATTGGTAAAGGAGGATCTATCATAACTGAGATGAGAAGGCTTACAAAAGCTAACATACGTATACTGTCAAAGGACAATCTTCCGAAAATTGCATCTGATGATGATGAAATGGTACAG ATTTCAGGAGATCTTGATGTTGCTAAGGAGGCTCTTGTGCAAGTGCTTACACGGTTGAGAGCAAATATTTTTGATAGGGAGGGTGCCGTCAACACATTCCTTCCAGTCCTGCCATATGTTCCTGTTTCAGCTGATGGATCAGATGGCTATGATAGTAGAGAGGGTAAAAGACATGGGCGTGGACATTCATATTCAAGTGGATACGGAGGCTCTAGTGATTTAGCAGCTGGTGATGCATATGGAAGCTATGGAGGCTCACAG CTTGGTGGCAGCAGTCTCTATGGGGCTTATGGAAGTTATTCTTTGGGACGGCCTAGCACTGG GTTGTCTAGTCAGAGCAGTCTTTCTAGGAGGAGAAATCATGCTTATTAA